In Mangifera indica cultivar Alphonso chromosome 14, CATAS_Mindica_2.1, whole genome shotgun sequence, the DNA window ACTGGATAGCTTCAACCTTAACCAGGAGGTTTGGTCTCAGTGCAGGCCTTGCTTGGGCAACTTTTCTGGCTATTGGAGTAATCTCTGAACAGATAAAAACCCGCCTTGAAGTCTCTCAAGAAGCTGCCAATATAAGGTGAGCTAAGCTATCTCACTTcgtaaattacatatttattaattttgtatttccAGGTTTCCTGGTAGCATCATGTTGAGTTACTGAATCCTGATTAAAATGTTGTGTAGAAATGTtgaaaaggaagaggaagtgGTGTTGCCTAATGGCATCAGGTAAAATCTGATGGAGTTTAGTTTAAAGATTTGTAGTTCTTTTCCTTATGGGAAAATTACAATGACGATTTGTTGTATTTGAAACAGATACTATGAGTTAAGAGTTGGAGGTGGTGCAGCTCCAAGAACAGGAGACTTGGTGGTGATTGATTTGCAGGGGAAAGTTGAAGGAAGTGGGAAAGTATTTGTGGACACATTTAATGGTGAAAAGAAGAAGCCATTGGCTCTGGTGATGGGTTCAAGGCCTTACAGTAAAGGTATGTGTGAGGGAGTTGAACATGTAATGAGAACAATGAAAGCAGGAGGGAAAAGGAGAGTTATAATTCCTCCCAGTTTAGGGTTTGGAGATCAGGGTGCAGATTTGGGTTCTGATTTGCAAATTCCTCCATTTGCAACTCTTGACTACTTAGTTGAAGTTGATAAAGTCTCCGTTGCCCCAGCTTGAGTTTGTTTAGTCACTTTTTCGCTCATACTTtatctgtttttattttgagaGTCATGAATTTGTTGTACAAAGGGGACACAAAGTTGATCATATAGTCAAGGCAACCCCATGTGTTTGATTGacgaaaaaattttgaattgataatGCCTCGGATCTTCTCAGAATTTTTTGGCTAAGGGTACTTGAACCAGGACAATTCTGTTAACTTTTTTAACACATAAACGTATTGGAACAAAAACAGTACTATTATTAGTTCCGCATATAACTCATATATTCCTTATTTGCTAAAATTTGTGCACGCGACACACACAATCATTGGATTACACTTTGTCTATTGAATCAAACCTAAAGAGATTCTATcgaataattaaaatcattggATTACATCATGTATGGtacaatttcaattaaattatattttttaatacgatttaatttaaattatactaaataagatatattttaattagaattgtacttgattaaattatactaaaatagaattataaatcacatcttttcgaatgaattcaatttgaattgcgTTGAGGGAGATGTAATATTGGCAAATCACACCTGGTTTGGAGTGAAATCGACGattgccaatttttttttttcaaaattttaggaaatTGAAAATGACTTTAATGATCTTCTACCGGTAGTTTTTTCCAACATAGCTGCAAATTGGATAGTTTAATAATTCCAGGGCTGGAAATCACAACTCCCCAAACCTTGGGTGCGAAATTATCTACTAGCGTTACGACTCTAGTATAGTAACAAAATTTCCAACTTTGAACTTTGGAAGCTGTTGCTGTTGAGATCCTTCGGACTAGATCCATCGAACAACCTGTCTACAACAAAGAGGATAACCCTGTTTTGATCTCCACCACACAACCCATGAATGAGAAAAGTCATGTTCGGAATCAACACTTTCACTTAATAGAAAGCCACAAACATCGAAACAAAGCACAAAAACGAAGGCATAAGCAGCTTCAATGGGAACCGTTTTGGACTCCCATTTCTTGGCTCTCACTGCCATCGTCACTGTACTTTTAAATTTGTTCGCTTTTACCTTTCTTCCTCTTCAGAATTTGAGGTTCCAAGTgtgatgttttgtttgtttgtttgtttgtttgcttttaCAGGTGGGTTAtcagtttcttttctttgtgATCACTGCCCTTCTTAAGTTTGATAAAGTCACTGATTTTGCTGGTGGGTATTATCACTCTTTCTTTACTTGTCTTTGTAAGAAAATAAAGGTGCTTAATTGGGATTCTTTTGTTGCTgagattttgttgtttttgttttcctgTTTCAGGAAGCacgaattttattataatagctGTGTTGACTCTGGTTCTCAAAGGGACTTATCATTTTAGACAGGTAAATTTACTCTCTTTATTGATATTCTTTATATGATGAAACAGTACCATGAACTTGATTGGTTTTCGATTAAAAaacttcctttattttttatttgtaataaggGCGGAGAagaatgagataatttttatgattttatcaGTGAGTCATAACATATGGTTTTGATATTATTCGTGACCGCAGAATGGCCTTAGTTTTGTACAAATCTTGTTGGATATCATTCTACTATAGGTGTTTTTATCTAATGCTTTCATTCCTTTGTACACAAACCCTGTTCAATTTTTCCTGagataaaactttttttcttttcgcAGGTAGTCTTGACATTGCTGGTAGTAGTATGGGGTCTTCGTCTAGGTCTCTTTCTTTTAATGAGGTATTCTAGCGTTTCAATAGCAGATTCTTTAACTTTGTGgggttttctttttatatataatgcaTCACTGATCTTTGGGATATCTATGGCACTAAAGTTTGTTTTTTACCTATGCAAGTTATTAGAtcttaatttattgattctGCCTCTGACATCATTATCTCAAGGTTTAAAACAGAAGGGAATTTGTTTATAGTATTACCACTTTGATTGTTTCGTTTATGATTTAAACTCATTTAGGGTGGTCTTCCAGAATTCTGCAGTGGGGTGAGGATCGACGCTTTGATGAAATGCGTGATAATTTGGGGAAATTAGCTATTTTCTGGATATTTCAGGTATTATATCGCTACCTATATTCACTAATGAGTCAGCTAAAGCTCATTTACCATTTTACATATAATGTACACAAGTTATATATACACTGCAGGCTGTGTGGGTGTGGACTGTGAGTTTACCATTAACAGTGGTCAATGCAAGTGATAGAGATCCATCTCTTCAAGCAGTGGATATAATTGGGTGGATTATGTGGTCTGTGGGTGCTTTTGTTGAAGCTTCCTCTGATCAGCAAAAACTAGCTTTCAAAAAATCTCCACAAAACAGAGGGAAGTGGTGTGATGTTGGATTTTGGAAGTATTCTCGTCATCCAAACTATTTTGGTGAGGTTGGTTCTTTCATTTCTATCAAATGGCACTATTTTTGGATTTGGTGGTGCATGCAATCTTTGTTATAGTCAATGAAGTAGTACAAATCCTAtgacaaaattaaagaaatttcacttactttattgattttttttaaaatttttttcagtgGTTGCATGATTGAGTTCCTACTTCATTGTTATTCATTCTAGGGCTCTATTTGTGTAAACACATCAAATCACCTGTATATTTTTTTGCAGCTTGTAGCTGAAAGGCTATCTATAGTTCATTAACTTACTATAAGATGACATTTATATCTATCATCTTCAGTTGTCATTCATAATATTGGTGGCTTCTCTTTCACTTGTTACTATTTGCATTATTGAAATCAGATCTTGTTGGTACACTGATATGCCTTATTTTTGTTCACTGCATTAATAAGTACATGTATACCTTCATAATTTGTTCTATCTGGCTGTGTTTCGGCTGTGAAAATTGTGCTAATCTGTGTTGCTTGTTATGGAGGACCTAGAAGTATAAATGGGATCTCTGTTTGTGCTACTTCTTGACATATGGAAAAAGAGAATTGATATCTCCTGATAAAGGTTGTCGTAGATTTTTACAGTGAGGAAATGATTAAATCTTTTCTTTGCCCTATGAATTTGACTAACTAATGAATTTCATGTAGTCAAAAAGCATACCTTACTGGCTTCTTAACCTTAAATCTATTTTACCTTATTGTCTTGATGTCAATTCTATCTATAAATACTGTGCTCAGATTTTCCTATGGTGGGGAATTTTCATTGCTTCCACGCCTGTACTGGAAGGTGCAGATTGGCTAGTAATAATTGGGCCAATCTTTCTCACATTGTTGCTTCTTTTTGTCAGTGGCATACCATTGCTTGAGGTTTGTGTCGttgctttgaattttattttttcagaatTCATTGCCATGTGACATATGCTATTAATGTTGTACATGAATGGACGCAGGAATCAGCAGACAAGAAGTATGGCAATGTGGCTGCATACAGAGTGTATAAGAAGGCGACAAGGTTAGGTTAATGTTTTGGCCTTCTGTTTTTGTTCTGTGTATATTGGAGGAGGAAGCAACTAAACCTAACATGTTCTGTTCCTTTATCGGCGAATGTGTATTCTGTTTCAGCCCTCTTATTCCATTGCCCCCAGTAGCATACAGTAACTTGCCTTCATGGTTCAAGGAAACTTTTCTCTTTGAATTTCCTTTGTACAACCGCAATCTTCCACAAGACGAGCCACACTGGTAAGACTTCAATGCCTCAagaaatatttttgatattatttaattcttaatcAGAAGTGAACTAATACATGTGTATGATCATGGTTCTATGGGAATTAAAGCAATATTAGTTGTGCATATTCTTTACATGATTTTTGTTGGCTTAAAACATGTTAAGATGGGCATACATTTAGCTTCTGTTGTGAAACTATGAGaaggcaaaaagaaaaaaaaaagtgcgaTACTGCAATATTGCATTTGGTTTGTTGGATTGGATATTAGGAGGAAAGTGATATTTGTGAGACTTGAACCTGAGTTTTTTTGTATGATCACCATACAACATCAGACCAAATTTGTTTTCTGTTGGATTAATTcagtttaatatatatgtaaaaagaCTTGGACTGGTCCCTTAACGAGGTAGGTACCCAATTTCAGTATGAAAACATTGATtaaaatgccaaaaaaaaaaaaaacaaagtaaacCTGCCTCTCGGGGTGTTTGTCAGACCCTCACCAAGCAAacattttgcaattttttttgtgttgattGTTCCATTTACATTTTCCTAACGCAACTTATAATATTTGTGCAAGGTATAgaacaaacaaagaagaaagaagtgaAGGATTGAAAATGGGTTAGGTCTTGTTTATACTCTTTCTGGGACAAACAAGTTTCAGATATAACTACAATAATACTTTGCTCATTGTTcatccaaatatttttttatggttgTAATATTTCGTCTTGTAATTTGCTTTGCTAAGATCTGGTTAAGGCTTCAAATCTTTAATGgaatcattttcctttttttgtacAAGGTTGCCACAGCAAATGTTGTATTTAAGTTGATTTGCAAGCTGAGTTCAAAAAATCTGTGTTTTAAAACCCAGACCGGCCTGGCTTATTgttctaatttttgtttaatatgttttaattgaattgGATAATAGAAAGAAATTGTTGGCCGTCAGACTGGAATCTCAGTCTGtttgtaaggtgacaaacagtGCATATAATTTGCAATATGTTTTAgggcacataattttatttttgaatttaaaaaaaaaaactagtcaAATTACACCCCAGCCAAAAGGAACCTGTTCAAAATGAGGCAAAAATGAATACAGATATTTATAAAGCGGCAGTGTTATTGATATTCTCCAGGGAAAAGACAGCACCCGATCTGGTCTCATTTGATGAGTTTGAATGTGACATTAGAATGTAAATGACCCAGAAGTGAAGACGTACAAGGTAAACCAAGGACCACAATTTTGCCGCAGGATTACGCCTCAGAAACGCCATACCGGCCAGAAAAATTGAATCCAACTGCAGAACCACAGATCCTATATGCTTTCTACCCGGAACaaattttgtcttccaaaagtgGCCTCAACTTTGACTGAGAGAGTCCCCACGCTCCAGATTCCAAATCTCTTGATGAGCTACTGCTCATTGATTTGTCTTCTTGTAGCGACCTTGAAACCGCCTGCAGAATGGATTGGCGCCGCACCTTAATTGAAAACTATCAATTTTGTTTACGAAGAAAATGCATGTATGTATGATAGTTCTGGTGTGAGTATTTATCTCTATTCTGAACAAGAGAGTTGCCTTTTCTGAGGACAGAGCCTCAACCTGATTAAATGAGCATAACTGAAAATGTTAAGACATGATTTTCAATTAACAGCCAGCAAGTCCTCAATTAGTAAAAGGTTCAATCATCATAAGCTAATATAAAAAGGGAAATAGAAAATCCTTGATCTGTCCTTGCTACAAAATGATCAATACGTTACTCTTTGCCAAAGCTAGGCAATGGGAAGTAAAAggattataaatttgttttgggCAATGACTGGAGGGCGTAAGAGTTCCagctataatttattttcaaaacaccTTACCTCGGAGCTAAAGACAAAACAAGCAGACAACTGAAATAAACAAGCTATGATAACACCTCTAAGGACAAGGCTTTAAAACTCCCgtctttcaaataaatatttacagGACATTTTTCAGTCTTTAAATGAGATAAAGATTGATGTCTCTCATTCCATCTAACTAAACAAATACCAAGAATTCCTATCACTAAACTTTGTGATGTCATGGAAgtaatgagttttttttttaaaaaaaaaaaaatacctggGCTTGTTTCTGAATTAAATGGTCAGTCAGCCGACCAAGCCTTCACTTCAGCTCAATTTCGACTTCTGATAAATCCTCTATCTCCTTCCTTGTAATTTCTGTCTTCTTCCAGCTTTTTAGCCTAAAATATAACCAATAGATTGAACAAACATCAATAGTACCAACACAATAACAAGGGTATTATCTTAAATCGGTAAACACTTGATATAATGGCAATGCAAGTATAAGTCAAAGCCTGGTAACTGTGAACATTTTATTCGATAGTTTGGATACATGAACTGGGGTGTCAGAGACATGATAACCTAAGACCAGACAAAAAAAGGTGTTTCCTTGCCATTGCACCATTACCATGTCATATAAGCACGCTTCAAGTTTACAAAGCAAAAAATGCCATTGGTATAGGTTAATCTGAGAATTCATGAAAAAGAGCAAATAAACtggaataatataattttacatgGACTCATTACTTATTCATAACAAGGTTATAAAAAGTAGTAAATGAATCCAAGTCTGAGTTGAAACAAGCACTATTTGTTAAAAAGCTATAGTTGCCTAAGATGTTATGAATGTTAATATCTCCATATCAACCTGAAACAGAAACATAATAGACCAAGCCATAATAAACAGCTAGCAATTGGCAAAAACTTGCATATGCACTGCAGTCCATTCTAATATTATCAATTTGGAAAATGAGTGATAGCTGAAATAGTCATAGATCTTGAAAGGATGAAAGCTAACCTTAGCTTGCAATTGTATGATTTTATCAGTTATGAATGAGTACTCAGCCTCAAGTATTTCTCGTTCAAATTCAACACCTTTTGAAGCTGCTAACTAcatcattttcatataaaatcagAAGACTACCACAAAATGCTCAAGAATACTTGGATGAAAGAGTAATAAAAAAAgttaggaaagaaaaagaaagtagggTGATGGGGCACAGCCCTTGCAACTAATAAGAGCACAGACAAATATAACTTGCCTGACTGAGGTAAGTTCCAGTCTGATGAGTATTGGCAATGCTCCTACTGAGTGCTGCAACAAAGAAATGGTGTTTCAAGGATTCATATCTGAAGCTATCAATAAGGCAAGATAAATATTAACACTATGAATGTGGGACTAAAATCTAACATACCAAAACACCTCAACATATATGGTTCAAGttcctaatattttcaaattttcataaattgggAGGGGGGGAAAGCAGCTCTATGACAGGTGCTTTGAAAAATATACATTCATTCTTCATAAACTTTCACATTAGGTCCATAAACACACCACTGTATACTGTCATCAGCATGACAAAGCTGGCAAGAAATCAATCATATTCAAATTCTTACAGCCTCAATAACTAAAGCTTAATGCCAGTACCccattctaaattaataaagtttggCTTTtgatcaaccaaaaaaaattttccaataaCAAGTTTCAGTAGTTCGAATTCCCAAAACCCAGTATCTAAATCCTTTCACCCTCTTACTTATATC includes these proteins:
- the LOC123196338 gene encoding peptidyl-prolyl cis-trans isomerase FKBP17-2, chloroplastic; this encodes MATIFGSPPFLSHPLTRTHHFASSSPTPPPNPSSQPQTPIPSSQLRTSSSDQLTPPLTVNKQQKPAKPATVETTDWIASTLTRRFGLSAGLAWATFLAIGVISEQIKTRLEVSQEAANIRNVEKEEEVVLPNGIRYYELRVGGGAAPRTGDLVVIDLQGKVEGSGKVFVDTFNGEKKKPLALVMGSRPYSKGMCEGVEHVMRTMKAGGKRRVIIPPSLGFGDQGADLGSDLQIPPFATLDYLVEVDKVSVAPA
- the LOC123196337 gene encoding uncharacterized protein LOC123196337 isoform X2 produces the protein MGTVLDSHFLALTAIVTVGYQFLFFVITALLKFDKVTDFAGSTNFIIIAVLTLVLKGTYHFRQVVLTLLVVVWGLRLGLFLLMRILQWGEDRRFDEMRDNLGKLAIFWIFQAVWVWTVSLPLTVVNASDRDPSLQAVDIIGWIMWSVGAFVEASSDQQKLAFKKSPQNRGKWCDVGFWKYSRHPNYFGEIFLWWGIFIASTPVLEGADWLVIIGPIFLTLLLLFVSGIPLLEESADKKYGNVAAYRVYKKATSPLIPLPPVAYSNLPSWFKETFLFEFPLYNRNLPQDEPH
- the LOC123196337 gene encoding uncharacterized protein LOC123196337 isoform X1; this translates as MGTVLDSHFLALTAIVTVGYQFLFFVITALLKFDKVTDFAGSTNFIIIAVLTLVLKGTYHFRQVVLTLLVVVWGLRLGLFLLMRILQWGEDRRFDEMRDNLGKLAIFWIFQAVWVWTVSLPLTVVNASDRDPSLQAVDIIGWIMWSVGAFVEASSDQQKLAFKKSPQNRGKWCDVGFWKYSRHPNYFGEIFLWWGIFIASTPVLEGADWLVIIGPIFLTLLLLFVSGIPLLEESADKKYGNVAAYRVYKKATSPLIPLPPVAYSNLPSWFKETFLFEFPLYNRNLPQDEPHWYRTNKEERSEGLKMG